In one Brevibacterium sp. CBA3109 genomic region, the following are encoded:
- a CDS encoding transposase yields MPVKYTDELKARAVELVMHAQADPETASRAITRVANELGLSKETLRVWVRKHKDSGRATPTESVDLEAENRRLRAELTEAKRANEILRRASAFFAAELDRPSK; encoded by the coding sequence ATGCCAGTGAAATACACCGATGAGCTCAAAGCTCGTGCCGTCGAGCTCGTCATGCATGCCCAGGCCGATCCTGAGACCGCGAGCAGGGCAATCACCCGCGTCGCGAACGAACTCGGCCTGAGCAAGGAGACCCTGCGAGTTTGGGTGCGCAAGCACAAGGACTCCGGCAGAGCCACGCCGACGGAGTCGGTCGACCTTGAGGCCGAAAACCGTCGACTGCGCGCCGAGTTGACCGAAGCGAAACGGGCAAACGAGATACTTCGCCGGGCGTCGGCTTTCTTCGCGGCGGAGCTCGACCGCCCATCCAAGTAA
- a CDS encoding YceI family protein, whose amino-acid sequence MTALPQGLTAGIWNIDPVHSEFTFTARHAGVSKVRGHFEDIAGSVKVGETLEDSTVTAEADVESITTRNPQRDGHLKSSDFFEAENNPKLTFKSTGINAISNDEFELVGELTMRGVTKEVTFATEFSGVATDPNENQVAGLSAAATVDRKDFGMEFNAVLGGGELLVSNKIKIELELELELVKA is encoded by the coding sequence ATGACTGCTCTACCACAGGGACTCACCGCAGGAATCTGGAACATCGACCCGGTGCATTCCGAATTCACGTTCACCGCTCGCCACGCCGGTGTCTCGAAGGTCCGCGGACACTTCGAAGACATCGCAGGCAGCGTCAAGGTCGGTGAGACCCTCGAAGACAGTACGGTCACCGCTGAGGCTGACGTCGAATCGATCACCACTCGCAACCCCCAGCGCGACGGTCACCTCAAGAGCAGTGACTTCTTCGAAGCCGAGAACAACCCCAAGCTGACCTTCAAATCCACCGGGATCAACGCCATATCCAACGATGAGTTCGAACTTGTCGGTGAACTCACCATGCGCGGCGTGACCAAGGAAGTCACCTTCGCCACCGAGTTCAGCGGAGTTGCCACCGATCCCAACGAAAACCAGGTTGCGGGCCTCTCGGCAGCTGCCACGGTCGATCGCAAGGACTTTGGCATGGAGTTCAACGCTGTGCTCGGTGGTGGCGAGCTGCTCGTCTCCAACAAGATCAAGATCGAACTCGAACTCGAACTCGAACTCGTCAAGGCCTGA
- a CDS encoding aminotransferase class I/II-fold pyridoxal phosphate-dependent enzyme codes for MPDVMRADLWHSMADAAGLINADGTIGETIYGQMTALAANTGAVNLGQGAPGTDAPAELINAAADAMRDGFNQYAPGQGFPALLEAVAQQRSQDFGHEVSPQHVLYTCGATEGLTAAILALLPQGGTVLAFEPFYDSYPAAIAAAGGSLVTVPILPTVEGGFAPDWASFDEAVTAPGRLPSIILINTPHNPTGFMFSAQDLARIGDAAVAADAWVLTDEVYEQLVLDGTPHVAPAVAIEDSARVVTVSSAGKSWNTTGWKIGWVIAEPEVREAIQSVKQFLTFTASGPLQVGLARTLSGASTFVAENRSSLQQRADVLVPACRAVPGAIASTPAAGYFTVVDFSALTDLDAFELNDLLARRYSIVGIPVPALCRAGSPAHAAYRSSIRYSFCKSAADVARGAQLFDDLAAELAKDPNALRRQT; via the coding sequence ATGCCCGATGTGATGCGTGCCGACCTCTGGCATTCGATGGCCGATGCGGCCGGTCTGATCAACGCCGACGGAACGATCGGAGAGACGATCTACGGACAGATGACAGCATTGGCTGCGAATACCGGAGCAGTAAATCTGGGACAGGGCGCACCGGGAACCGATGCCCCTGCCGAGCTCATCAACGCCGCTGCCGACGCCATGCGTGACGGCTTCAACCAATACGCACCAGGTCAGGGCTTTCCAGCACTCCTCGAGGCCGTGGCCCAACAGCGGTCTCAAGACTTCGGTCATGAGGTGTCACCCCAGCATGTGCTCTACACGTGTGGGGCCACAGAGGGCCTCACCGCCGCAATTCTGGCCCTGCTCCCCCAGGGCGGGACCGTTCTCGCCTTCGAGCCGTTCTACGATTCCTACCCGGCGGCTATCGCCGCTGCAGGGGGATCTCTGGTCACCGTACCGATCCTGCCGACCGTTGAGGGCGGATTCGCGCCCGATTGGGCCAGCTTCGACGAGGCTGTGACAGCCCCCGGCCGCCTCCCCTCGATCATTCTCATCAATACTCCCCACAATCCGACAGGGTTCATGTTCAGCGCACAGGATCTGGCTCGCATCGGTGACGCAGCAGTTGCCGCAGACGCCTGGGTACTCACCGACGAGGTGTATGAACAATTGGTCCTCGATGGCACGCCCCATGTGGCACCAGCGGTGGCCATTGAAGACAGCGCGCGAGTCGTCACAGTCTCTTCGGCGGGAAAGTCCTGGAACACGACTGGGTGGAAGATCGGATGGGTGATCGCGGAGCCTGAGGTCAGAGAAGCCATCCAGTCGGTCAAACAATTCCTCACATTCACCGCAAGCGGTCCTCTGCAGGTGGGACTGGCCCGCACACTGTCCGGAGCTTCGACCTTCGTGGCTGAGAATCGATCATCCCTGCAGCAGCGAGCAGACGTCTTGGTGCCGGCATGTCGTGCCGTTCCAGGAGCGATCGCGTCAACGCCAGCCGCCGGGTACTTCACCGTCGTCGACTTCTCTGCCCTGACTGACCTCGACGCCTTCGAACTCAACGACCTGTTGGCGCGACGGTACTCGATCGTCGGCATTCCCGTTCCTGCCCTGTGTCGGGCGGGATCTCCTGCGCATGCGGCGTACCGGTCATCCATTCGCTACTCATTCTGCAAGTCTGCAGCGGATGTCGCTCGCGGGGCACAGCTGTTTGACGATCTCGCCGCCGAACTGGCCAAGGATCCCAATGCGCTGCGGAGGCAGACCTGA
- a CDS encoding inositol monophosphatase family protein, whose translation MNDLDLATELADLADSISYRHFVAQDFTVETKPDLTPVTECDRAVESAIMERLNAERPEDSVLGEEFGSHGSSPRRWIIDPIDGTKNFVRGVPIWATLISLYDGKTPIVGMISAPALGRRWWAEVGQGAFTSALGEAAKRIHVSDIDSFEDASMSYASLSGWKNLGVLDDFLGLCDRLWRTRGYGDFYSYMLLAEGAVDIACEPELELYDMGALVPIVVEAGGTFTNTAGVSGPFGGNALASNSRLHERALDALGRITPATPPAPTPV comes from the coding sequence ATGAACGATCTCGACCTGGCAACCGAACTCGCCGACCTCGCGGACTCCATCAGCTACCGTCATTTCGTGGCACAGGACTTCACTGTCGAGACTAAACCCGATCTGACTCCCGTCACCGAATGCGACCGTGCGGTGGAGTCAGCGATCATGGAACGCCTCAACGCCGAACGACCGGAGGACAGTGTCCTGGGCGAAGAGTTCGGTTCCCACGGTTCCTCCCCCAGGCGGTGGATCATCGATCCGATCGACGGCACGAAGAACTTCGTCCGCGGTGTTCCGATCTGGGCCACTCTGATCTCCCTGTACGACGGGAAGACACCGATCGTCGGCATGATCTCAGCCCCTGCCCTGGGCCGACGCTGGTGGGCCGAGGTCGGTCAAGGTGCCTTCACCTCGGCGCTGGGAGAAGCGGCCAAGCGCATCCACGTCTCTGACATCGATTCCTTCGAAGACGCCTCGATGTCCTACGCGTCGCTGTCCGGGTGGAAGAACCTCGGGGTCCTCGACGATTTCCTCGGTCTCTGTGATCGTCTGTGGCGGACTCGAGGCTATGGCGACTTCTACTCGTACATGCTTCTGGCCGAGGGAGCAGTCGATATCGCATGCGAACCAGAGCTGGAGCTCTACGACATGGGTGCACTGGTTCCGATCGTTGTTGAAGCAGGTGGGACGTTCACGAACACAGCTGGCGTCAGCGGACCTTTCGGCGGCAATGCCCTGGCCAGCAACTCGCGCCTGCACGAACGTGCCCTTGATGCACTGGGCCGAATCACTCCTGCCACACCTCCGGCCCCTACTCCGGTGTGA
- the rsgA gene encoding ribosome small subunit-dependent GTPase A has translation MARIYRDEDYRPRPSRRGSRPRTKNRPNHDAAIDGLVTAVDRGRYRVVVSDDTSDVRDSPRTSAATSDVTAVRASHLRKDAVVPGDIVKLVGDTSGSKGSLARLVEITERRTLLRRSADDTDPTERVIVANVDVMAIVTATEDPEPSYGLIDRALTAAFDAGITPLLIVTKTDLKPADNIVERFSETGVEIVSSGLRPDGTLTDATVFDRLQGQISVLVGHSGVGKSTLMNALVPRAERATGHVNDVTGRGRHTSSSAICLRLDGGGWLVDTPGVRSFGLAHVDRETLISAFPELVGATAECPRGCTHHADAPGCRLDAWVRDGNAGPGGVSRLESLRRLLPTTG, from the coding sequence ATGGCAAGGATCTACCGCGACGAGGACTACCGACCCCGCCCAAGCAGACGCGGCTCCAGACCGCGGACGAAGAACAGGCCGAACCACGACGCAGCGATCGACGGACTCGTCACCGCCGTTGACCGGGGACGGTATCGAGTAGTTGTCTCCGATGACACCAGCGACGTCCGAGATTCCCCCAGAACAAGTGCAGCCACCTCCGACGTTACGGCTGTACGAGCCTCCCACCTGCGCAAAGACGCGGTGGTCCCCGGCGATATCGTCAAACTAGTCGGTGACACCTCGGGCAGCAAGGGATCGTTGGCGCGCCTGGTCGAGATCACCGAGCGACGAACCCTGCTGCGCCGCAGCGCCGACGACACGGATCCGACGGAACGCGTGATCGTCGCCAATGTCGACGTCATGGCGATCGTCACAGCCACCGAGGACCCCGAACCCTCATATGGGCTCATCGATCGAGCCCTGACTGCGGCCTTCGATGCCGGCATCACTCCCCTGCTCATCGTCACCAAAACCGATCTGAAACCGGCCGATAACATCGTCGAGCGGTTCTCGGAGACCGGAGTGGAGATCGTATCCTCCGGGCTCAGACCCGACGGTACGCTGACCGATGCGACGGTTTTCGATCGCTTACAAGGCCAGATCAGCGTCCTGGTCGGACATTCGGGTGTCGGAAAATCGACCCTTATGAATGCTCTTGTTCCCCGCGCTGAGAGAGCCACCGGCCACGTCAATGACGTTACCGGGCGCGGTCGACACACCTCGTCCTCTGCGATCTGTCTTCGTCTCGACGGTGGTGGCTGGCTCGTCGACACGCCCGGTGTCCGCAGCTTCGGGCTGGCCCACGTCGATCGGGAAACGCTGATCTCGGCCTTCCCAGAGCTCGTCGGAGCCACTGCCGAGTGCCCACGCGGCTGCACCCATCACGCCGATGCGCCGGGTTGTCGGCTCGATGCCTGGGTCCGCGACGGCAACGCGGGTCCCGGTGGAGTCTCACGGTTGGAGTCACTGCGCAGGCTGCTGCCCACAACTGGATAA
- the aroA gene encoding 3-phosphoshikimate 1-carboxyvinyltransferase yields MTDTPDLTAPATGDWIAPVAGGGVTANVSVPGSKSLTNRYLVLAALAESESIVRGWLRSRDTLLMVEALRALGADIDEANGNLHITPIDFSAHREGPPVTIDCGLAGTVMRFVPPLAAATGREIILDGDEQARVRPMSVIIDALTRLGASITAENNLLPMTIHAQSHLRGGHLEIDASASSQFVSGLLLTAPVMPLGIELVNCGDSVPSRTHVDMTLEVLADAGVDVTEPEPERWIVEPGLPRGLDVRVEPDLSNAAAFVAAALATSGDVTVSDWPAHTTQAGDGFRAIAEAFGGTVTLDRNGLRVQGPDVLRAVDLDLSAVGELTPVIAALAALADGTSNLTGIGHLRGHETDRLSALRRELGAIGVDVDEQPTSLTITGSTPRRGTWHTYNDHRMVMAGAILGLHIDGLVIENADTVAKTLPEFTQLWEDMLSRRA; encoded by the coding sequence TTGACTGACACACCCGATCTCACTGCACCCGCCACCGGCGACTGGATTGCTCCTGTCGCCGGTGGCGGCGTCACCGCGAATGTCAGTGTTCCCGGTTCGAAGTCCCTGACCAACCGCTATCTCGTCCTCGCCGCACTCGCCGAGTCCGAGTCAATCGTGCGCGGGTGGCTGCGCAGCCGTGACACCCTGCTCATGGTCGAGGCTCTGAGAGCGCTCGGCGCCGACATCGACGAAGCCAACGGCAACTTGCACATAACTCCCATTGACTTCTCCGCACACCGTGAAGGGCCTCCGGTCACCATCGACTGCGGTCTGGCCGGAACCGTGATGCGCTTCGTTCCTCCGCTCGCCGCAGCCACCGGACGTGAGATCATCCTCGACGGCGACGAACAGGCCAGAGTCAGGCCGATGTCGGTGATCATCGATGCCCTGACCCGCCTCGGCGCTTCCATCACTGCGGAGAACAATCTGCTGCCGATGACGATCCATGCGCAGTCCCACCTGCGCGGTGGCCACCTTGAGATCGACGCCAGCGCCTCCAGCCAATTCGTGTCGGGCTTGCTCCTGACCGCCCCGGTGATGCCCTTGGGGATCGAGCTCGTCAACTGCGGCGATTCCGTGCCCAGCCGGACTCACGTCGACATGACGCTCGAAGTCCTCGCCGACGCGGGGGTCGACGTCACAGAGCCCGAACCCGAACGATGGATCGTCGAACCGGGTCTCCCCCGCGGACTCGACGTCCGCGTCGAACCGGACCTGTCCAACGCCGCGGCCTTCGTCGCCGCTGCTCTGGCCACCAGCGGAGATGTCACCGTCTCCGACTGGCCTGCCCATACAACACAAGCCGGAGATGGGTTCCGCGCAATCGCCGAGGCCTTCGGCGGCACCGTGACCCTGGACCGAAACGGTCTGCGAGTCCAAGGGCCCGACGTTCTGCGAGCCGTTGACCTCGACCTCTCTGCCGTCGGTGAACTCACACCCGTCATCGCTGCCCTGGCTGCATTGGCCGACGGCACGTCGAATCTGACTGGAATCGGTCATCTCCGCGGGCATGAGACCGATCGGCTCTCGGCCCTGCGCCGCGAGCTCGGCGCCATCGGCGTCGACGTCGACGAACAACCGACGTCTCTGACGATCACGGGCTCGACTCCGCGCCGCGGAACGTGGCATACCTACAACGATCACAGGATGGTCATGGCCGGAGCGATTCTCGGTCTGCACATCGACGGACTGGTCATCGAGAATGCCGACACCGTGGCGAAGACACTGCCGGAATTCACCCAGCTGTGGGAAGACATGTTGAGTCGGCGCGCCTGA
- a CDS encoding DoxX family protein, whose amino-acid sequence MSPIRFLARPMLAAGYISNGVDRLRRPEAAAASIGPLLNMARKQIDVPIDAPTLARATGAAQVAAGSLLAIGRFPRVSATILVGTYLLDTVGERIAADKATSKEDKQARTERTLIRTSLLGGALLASVDTAGKPGLWWRTQHAAEDLWSSVEDTSKQAMSALGVD is encoded by the coding sequence GTGTCTCCAATCAGATTCCTCGCACGGCCCATGCTGGCCGCCGGTTACATCAGCAACGGGGTCGACCGTCTGCGCCGCCCGGAAGCAGCGGCCGCGTCGATCGGTCCGCTGCTGAACATGGCACGCAAACAGATCGATGTGCCCATCGATGCTCCTACCCTGGCACGCGCCACTGGAGCGGCTCAGGTCGCTGCAGGCTCGCTGCTGGCTATCGGCAGATTCCCCCGCGTCAGTGCCACGATCCTCGTCGGCACCTACCTCCTCGACACCGTCGGTGAACGTATCGCAGCGGATAAGGCAACCTCGAAAGAAGACAAACAGGCGCGCACGGAGCGCACCCTGATCCGCACCTCGTTGCTCGGCGGCGCGCTGCTGGCCAGTGTCGACACTGCAGGCAAGCCAGGACTTTGGTGGCGCACGCAGCATGCCGCCGAAGATCTCTGGTCCTCGGTCGAAGACACCTCCAAACAGGCAATGAGTGCGCTTGGCGTTGACTGA
- a CDS encoding sigma-70 family RNA polymerase sigma factor — protein MNATAVLERTGVPLTTMTESVKEVPETKAERSARFERDALEYLNQLYAAALRMTRNPADAEDLVQESYAKAYAAFHQYKPGTNLKAWLYRILTNTFINNYRKKQRQPQENGSEDIEDWQIAQAASHSSSGGRSAELEALDHLPDSDVKDALSELPEDFRMVVYYADVEGLPYKEIAEIMETPIGTVMSRLHRGRRQLRDLLADYATDRGFSKPAGGAK, from the coding sequence GTGAACGCCACTGCCGTCCTAGAGAGAACGGGCGTACCATTGACTACGATGACCGAATCAGTCAAAGAAGTCCCCGAGACCAAGGCCGAGCGTTCGGCCCGTTTCGAGCGTGACGCTCTGGAGTATCTCAATCAGCTCTACGCGGCTGCATTGCGAATGACCCGAAACCCTGCTGATGCCGAGGACCTCGTCCAGGAGTCCTACGCGAAAGCCTATGCCGCGTTCCACCAGTACAAGCCGGGAACCAACCTCAAGGCGTGGCTGTACCGGATTCTGACGAACACGTTCATCAACAACTATCGGAAGAAGCAGCGCCAGCCGCAGGAAAACGGCAGTGAGGACATCGAGGACTGGCAGATCGCCCAGGCCGCGAGTCATTCGTCCTCCGGTGGTCGCTCGGCGGAGCTGGAAGCTCTCGACCATCTGCCCGACTCTGACGTCAAAGATGCGTTGTCAGAGCTTCCAGAGGATTTCCGCATGGTGGTCTACTATGCCGATGTTGAAGGTCTGCCGTACAAGGAGATCGCTGAGATCATGGAGACGCCGATCGGCACCGTGATGTCGCGTTTGCACCGTGGGCGTCGTCAGCTGCGCGACTTGCTGGCCGACTATGCTACGGATCGTGGCTTCTCCAAACCCGCGGGAGGTGCGAAATGA
- the rsrA gene encoding mycothiol system anti-sigma-R factor translates to MSEECCESLRAESLTRIYHYLDGELTTTEIREISVHLEQCPSCHDEYEIEALLKELVRRSCSREQAPMGLREKIRQRIATEQSVWPGSGA, encoded by the coding sequence ATGAGCGAGGAATGCTGTGAGAGTCTGCGCGCGGAATCTCTGACGCGCATCTACCACTATCTTGACGGAGAGCTGACGACGACGGAGATCCGCGAGATCTCTGTGCACCTCGAACAGTGTCCGTCGTGCCACGACGAATACGAGATCGAAGCACTGCTCAAGGAATTGGTGCGCCGTTCCTGCAGTCGCGAACAGGCACCAATGGGACTGCGGGAGAAGATCCGCCAGCGGATCGCCACCGAGCAGTCGGTCTGGCCCGGCTCAGGGGCGTAG
- a CDS encoding 50S ribosomal protein bL37 → MSKRSRKRHDRRRNKANHGKRPLG, encoded by the coding sequence ATGAGCAAGCGCAGCCGTAAGCGTCACGACCGTCGCCGGAACAAGGCGAACCACGGAAAACGTCCACTCGGCTGA
- a CDS encoding GDSL-type esterase/lipase family protein, protein MSFVTPTTVAVIGGPLVAGHGDGRGLGWVGRVTARTLPSLPDLRVFPLAVPHEDSSGLHARTIAEASLRFTSDGDNRLVLALGSGDLDSGRSVARARLDVANVLDEALARKVAAFVIGPPPEYNSERNRAIAELNTSFSDVAKRRGIAYVDTFTPLLGHPVWQREIASSRDHLPAQEGYGLLAWLVLHRGWFPWLGVQDAMDGS, encoded by the coding sequence GTGAGCTTCGTGACTCCGACGACCGTTGCTGTGATCGGTGGCCCGCTGGTCGCCGGTCACGGCGATGGTCGTGGGCTCGGATGGGTCGGACGCGTCACTGCCAGGACGTTGCCCAGCCTACCCGATCTCAGAGTCTTTCCACTGGCAGTGCCGCACGAAGACTCTTCAGGTCTGCATGCTCGCACCATCGCCGAGGCGTCCCTGAGGTTCACCTCCGACGGTGACAATCGGCTGGTTCTGGCTTTGGGGTCAGGCGACCTCGATTCCGGTCGTTCCGTTGCCCGCGCCCGTCTCGACGTGGCCAATGTGCTCGACGAGGCACTGGCAAGAAAAGTCGCGGCATTCGTGATCGGGCCTCCCCCTGAGTACAATTCTGAACGGAATCGTGCAATTGCTGAGCTCAATACGAGCTTCTCGGACGTCGCAAAACGACGCGGCATCGCCTATGTCGATACGTTTACGCCTCTGCTCGGGCATCCCGTGTGGCAGCGTGAGATCGCATCCTCGCGCGATCATCTTCCTGCACAGGAAGGCTACGGCCTGCTCGCCTGGCTGGTGCTCCACCGTGGTTGGTTCCCGTGGCTCGGTGTCCAAGATGCCATGGACGGTTCCTGA